aaagaactaGATTATGtagattttcttaaaaacaacAGAACAATAAGTGAtaatacttataaaaaaataatatataaaaaattcggATTGCGATTTGCTTTACctatattactatttttggTCTTATCAATATCATTTGTGTTAGATTTTTTTTGGGGATATGGGATGTTTGTGCGTTTGTTTAGATTAATAAAAACGTACTCAGGAGGCGGATGGATGAAAGAATTAACTTTAAAGTTGTGGAATTCCCCTTTTAGATGGTTATTTGTAGGTCAAAATGCGCTTAAGGAAACAAGTAAACCTAATGCCCgcactttatatataaatattgtttCAGAGGGTTTTTGtggattttttatatattttgtaccttttattatattaggtATCATACTTATTTTAGggattatttattatcataagaaagttaaaaaatatgaaaaaatgaagtttacgaaaagataaaatgaattataaaaaaatatttttctttctgcGATGAAAACTTCAATGTGAGCTAATATGTGCATTATCTTGAATGGCACATGTGATATGTATGTTCATAATTGAACATATCTTATAAAAGGTTGTACATGTAAAAGGTCTCATTAATACACATTAGTAAAAAGAATTtcccttatttttttgttaattttaatgttttaattttttcaatttgtatttattgcTTAAGCTTAATTGATTATTTTTGACTTAATATATACGCTTGTGTATTTCCATATATTGCTATGGAAGATATCTACTTCTTTGttgtaattaattaatattaggacaatttatttattatgttatatgtcttgtgtaaatttatattttaactataaataataattcttcaTATTATTCTATCTTTTACTAGtctaaaatgaatatttgttTACTTATTTTGGAAAACGTTTGATaagaattaaattaaaaatatatgtatcttgttttattttaagtgACATGgaactaataaatatatatattacataaaagcgaacataaaatttattatataaaatacgttttttgtgatatatattataaagcaATTTTATTGTAAAGCGCTTTTCaaagtatttataatttttttttgcatgatataaaaaataaaataaaaatatataataaaatatctttattaattttaggGTACTTATAATAGTTCAATATTTTAgcaattttaaatatttacaattaagTGGATAGTTACTctgttttataatttttgtatttttttgaacTGTGGTGTTAATTCAGTataggaaaaattaattgtatatacactatatagaatacatataagcaaatatactatatatttttttaatcttttatgttattaaaaGATTAAATTAATGAGTTAAACGTAATGAATTCttaatgtataatatgcataaatacaaTTTCTTTCATAAtggtaaaatattaagtatatttttatataagtaaaattataaattatctttaaaggtaataaaaaaatatataatttttctacatTCGTATAGTAAcgtgaaattatttttattttgtatacttcctaattttatatgtatattaatatgttatgtaaatagttaatattattttgaagatatataaaaatgtatgtagtttatattgaaaattgctaattaatttatatcaataatatttcttttttaaatgaaatgaaattaaaaaaaaattatttatctataaacaattcataaatatattactttgtTCTTTTTGATGACTTGggttttaattatatctattaaaaatatttctgcatttttttgtataaattttttgtgtaataattttatattaggTATAAGGAGGAATTTTTAagtgttaaaaaataaaaaaatacagaaaaatttccgttataaatgtaaaagtatgctaattaattttatactataaaaatgaaggaaaaaaattgaattattctaaattcctatataatagaaaacaTTATCAagtaaaaatacaatatattaatataaataacatatttataatttaggCTTGCACAAAATAATTCTGTATCTATagataaatgtaataatgttACGACgttaataagaatatatatataagataaCAATTCACCTatgttatacatattaaagaagtagaaaaataaatattttttaagaaaatttatatatttctttaatatttcttaatttagaaaaaactggaatatttaaaaaaaaaggttaaaaaaatatttttaaattacaaatttaattaaaacaaagaatagctatttataattaattgttATGAGAGTGTATATGTTGAAGCTTTCTAGTTTTtactaattaattttatattatatatatgtattattttacattttaaaattttggtgccttatatttaatataaaagtattagCTATAAGAATAAACGTTAAACGAGGAATCGTCGTAGTAGATGTTGGTACATAAACAGgagttttaataaatgtcGTGACAAgtgtataaataatgaaaaactataaaaataccatactaatataatttgtattgttttaagttttttttattatttaattatttacttggataaataatatttattgaagagaacaataacaaaatgttatatttcaggtgattaaaataattctcCGCGTTTGCCAGGTTTTCATAATTCTCATTGTTCAGTTTACAATtcaaaaagaatataaatattcagttataatataattttagttctaattatatttttcgtgCAGTATTTATTGTTCATACACATATGTCAATTTATTATACTAAACATTTAAGATATGTTCTTGACTTTATGTATTTccaatgtaataaaaaaaaaaatagcactatccttaaaaaaataatataaaaactaCTAATTCATACATTTAAGTAATATACAATGTTATTCATTCTTATTTGTAGTgtcaatatatacattatataaattacatatatataaatcaatATAAGTATCATTAAACTAATGTTTACGCAAATAACATTGTTgtaacaattttatatttaagaattttttttttttttcttactgTATTACTATTTCCTCTAATTATATGtgtaattaaaacaaaattataaaattaaatagattaacataaatatttttaatttagaaataattatacatattaatcttaattaaatatagtaattttataaagttattgtacaaaaataaaaaattagttcGTATTTGCTTTTAGAGtacgtattttttaaaatattaggCAGTGTATAAattgttctttattttaaaaacctTATATCCAGTAGAATATTAAACTTAAAATGGAACTAATACATATGTTATAATCAAGGTAATACGATATATGGTTTCTTTcatttaatgttattattattattattatattataatatttgatttaaaaaaacatttttttctaaaaattaatgtttaCAAAATTAGAATAATACATAGGATTACATCCTTAAAATTtgcaataattattttagtaTACAGAgggatatattatatatatattctctacATTGTGGATAATGGATAAACTCGATATTTGAATAAAGAAGgcataacatatttatttcttagtttattcttaaatttattaataaaattattatttagttaGTACTCTACaataagtaaattatatattttaaacatttgtgaataaatttatatcatttagttttaatgaaatttattttttatttaaataatattaagataaaaataatataatttgtttttaaagtCATTTTGCATTGTATATGTGATAAAATCaattataactatatatagtttgtaatgtatttatgaaagaataacaaatataaatttttatataaatatagaatcTTTTGGTATTAGATGCATGTTCCATTATTATCAATTTGCTTCTTTTagaatacatttaaatattaaatatctatataatgaatcaaaaaattatgttgttcctttttataaagatttctacatttatacttttaacaTGGATATACGATTTTTACAGTGAGCtggtatgataatataatttaaagatatttgcattatttatatttttaatgttttattttattaataattatttctaGAGCGAACTATGTATCGTTTAAACAACAAATatgtgtaattttttattttagagTACGTTTAACAAATTTATCGATAAAAACTATAACCttagtaaaaaattag
The sequence above is a segment of the Plasmodium malariae genome assembly, contig: PmUG01_00_39, whole genome shotgun sequence genome. Coding sequences within it:
- the PmUG01_00068400 gene encoding fam-l protein, yielding MERKIKTLLFIKIYAFVFISWICHFYTYMSKQNKYLVECYNHHRKIYARNYRLLAKYKQDNDSFIVCLEEEIPNRLNDKKNISNSEKLVSGEKKQSNRSFPINVKGHKKYMKNKSWIFETKQYSHMEKKIFKELDYVDFLKNNRTISDNTYKKIIYKKFGLRFALPILLFLVLSISFVLDFFWGYGMFVRLFRLIKTYSGGGWMKELTLKLWNSPFRWLFVGQNALKETSKPNARTLYINIVSEGFCGFFIYFVPFIILGIILILGIIYYHKKVKKYEKMKFTKR